Part of the Spirochaetota bacterium genome is shown below.
ATTTGCATGTGTTAAAATCTTTTTTAATATATCCATAGCAGCATCCTGCTGTTTTGGAGGAATTGTAGAAGTAATTTCTCCTGTTACAGCATCCATTATTGCAAGAATATCTTTTCTTATAGTTATGCCCTTTTCAGTTAACTGAACAATTATGGCTCTTCGGTCTTTAGGATCATGCATTCGCATTACGAGGCCATCTTTTTCCATGCGGTCAATAATCCCTGTCATGCTTGAAGGCTCTAGCCCTGCAAGTTTGCCAAGGTCATTAATTTTAATACCTTCATCCTTGCCAAATTTACCTAACATATTCCCCATTCCATCATCCATCCATAGCCATAACAGCACGCCGATATATGCTGGTTTGACAAAAGTATAGCCTGCGTCTTTAAAACGCTTTTTTAATAGTGAAGTAAGCGATAGCGATACGCGTGTCACCAGGTAATAGAGGCAATCGTTGGGATGAAGAGATTCCATAAAAGAAAGGTCCATAACAATTATTATTACGTATACAAATAATACGTATACGTAATAAAGTCAATCTATTTTTATGTATTAGAGCAAATATTTGTACACTCTTTAGCGTATAATGTTACCCATACCCTTTTTAGGAAAGGGGAATAGTATGCTAAAAATGAATTCTGGATAATGCGCTTTCACTATATTTAGGCCACAACAAAAGTGAATATTTAGACTTTTTTATCTGGGAAAAGATCGTTTTACCAAGCGCCATATAGTGGTCCAAATGTTAAATCTACTTGACAAAACATAATTTTAGTGTGACTGTGATTGCTGCATATACAGGGGCGATTAGCTCAGCAGGTCAGAGCGCCTGCCTCACATGCAGGAGGTCACTGGTTCGAATCCGGTATCGCCCACATCCAGTAAAAAATGCTACTAAATCATCGTGTGTTGTTGTGTATTTCCGTATATAGACGTTATTCAGAGAGCTATCGCCTATTGCAATACCGCATATATACTTTCTCCACACATAAAGATTGCATAGCATTAATGAGTAAGGATTTTTCAAAGTATCATAGTGTAAAGCATCGGGAAGCGATAGCTCCTGTGATTTGGCAATTGCTTCTTTAAGGGTCCACAGTTGCAAAAATCGCTTACTTTTTCCCCATGGCATGTGATTAATATATTTCTGTTCGGATGGCGCGAAGTAGCGCTGTATGATTGCGTTTTGATATGCGACAAGTCGGGTGCAAGGTTCAATGTCAATGCCATGCGGTGTATGAAACAAAGATGCTGCAACAGCGCCATGTGTATGTGACAACGATATATAGAATCTCTGATTGTTGTGTAAAGCAGTTCGTTTGGTACTGTTGTAATTTAGTGTATCAAATCCTGCGAGTTTACCCAATGCTTTCAATGCACAGCTGGATATTAAAAATTCAGACTTTTTGATCTCAGATTGCAATGAATTATACTTGTGTTTTTCGGTATCTGAAAGTAATGAAAAAAGATATTCTTTGTCTTGTGGTGATATGGTGGTGTAGCGAATACACATGAAATGTAGTAAAGGATTATTCATAAATGATATATTAGTGTACAACCGTATTGACAGTGTGAAAACAACAGGTACAAATTGCAAGGCATTTATGGGCTGAAGAAAGTAATAAAAAAATTTTTATGCAGAGAACGTTAAGAAAAGATAGAAAAGAGAATTTTTCCAAATTATCTTGAAATTCTTAGCTCTCAGCGAGCTCTGCGTGATGTAGAATGAAGTAACACGCAGAGGACACAGAGTATACGG
Proteins encoded:
- a CDS encoding MarR family transcriptional regulator, coding for MESLHPNDCLYYLVTRVSLSLTSLLKKRFKDAGYTFVKPAYIGVLLWLWMDDGMGNMLGKFGKDEGIKINDLGKLAGLEPSSMTGIIDRMEKDGLVMRMHDPKDRRAIIVQLTEKGITIRKDILAIMDAVTGEITSTIPPKQQDAAMDILKKILTHANK